The genomic region CAACTCAAAGATTACTGGACCACCAACACCCCGCTGGTAGAGCGCGTTGATAGCATCTTGTATCGTGTTGAAATTCCGTGGACTACCCGCAAAAAGCGTCCCAATCGTGTACGTCCCAGATAGAGGCCCCTGTACACTGAAGATCGCATGCGCCGTGTCGTTCAGCCGCACTGGGTCCTGTGGATGGTAGATGATGATCGTTGCCCGATAATCGCCTGTTGGAAGTGTCACAGCGTTGAAGGTATAGGGTACCTGGTTTGGAAACGTTGCTGGGATATCGGGCACATACGCTGACTGGCTGGCAACAACCTGCCCATCGGAGAGCCGTGTGATGATGAGTTGGACCGGCACGTTGCTCATGTCGGTCAACCCATTGTTCTGGAAGACCCCGATCGGGCGAAACGGACGCCCACCGTAGATGACACTCCCACTCGTCGGATAGGCTACGGCCACTGATGCCAGCTCAATGTCGTACTGAATCCGGAAGATCCACTCCGGAGCTCCTGCCCGCGGTACACAGTCATTGTACGCCTGTTGATCTTGAGCGTTCAGCAAGGTACCACAGAGTCGAAGCTTGTAGTCGCCGACTTCCATTGTGTTGAATGGCTTGAAGCGAATCGTAGCCGTCTGTCCTGTCTGCAGCCCCGGTGTCTGCTGCCAAATGACAGTATCGCGGTAGACTACACTATTATCCGAAGCACGCCGTATCTCAGCGATCGCTCGGAAGGCAGTGATCTCGTCTAAGCCAACGTTCTTGTAAATTCCTTCTACTGGAGTGTTGACTCCTTGCGGGTACTGCGTATACGACGGTGGACGGTACGGAACCGGCATAGTGATAGCCTCTGCTGCCAGGTCATTGTTGTAAGCGACGACGAACTCCTTCTCCCAAATCGGCTCCTGGACATAGCCAGTTGTGAGATTTCGGTACGATGCCTGGAGGCGATAGGTCCCTCCGAGCGCGTTGTTAGAGGCCAACGCTAGAGAACCGTTCGGCCCAGCGTACGGTCCTTTCGCGCTCGTGATGGGCAGCGTCACTAGTCCTGTAGTGCCAGCGGTGACGTCCAAGATCGTATCGTTCGGATTCCCCCCATCGGTAGCGATGTAGACCGGATTGGTGCTCGGGAGTGGACCAATGATCCGATATGTCAATCGCAGCTGATGTCCGGTTGCCTGGCGGAAGGTGAGCGAAGGACGAGGGCGCTCTGGCGCTGAACCATCGTAGTTCCAGGTTGCCCGTAGGATATCCCCCTGGTTCGGGAACGAGGCCTCGATCCCTAACAGCAATGTCATGCGCATATTCGGGCAACCGTAGTAGTCGTAAGGCCAGGCACTGGAGGTCGTGTAGTCGTACTCTGTCCCAGAGTAGCAGTATGAATACCAGTAAAACAAGCCCAGCACCGTGTTGCGAGTGTTCCGCTCCGACGGTGTTGCTTCATAGATATACGTGCTTCGCCACAGCCCATACCCCCTGAGGTAGTCAGGGTACGAGGTAGGACAATTCTGGCTACAAGGATTCACAAACTCTATGATCACCACCAGGTTGCCTCCGGTGTAGACGTAACCAGGGTTGAGCGTGAACCCATCCCACTGTCCTGCAGGGATGGTCTGAGTGAATGCTTTCCCCTCAAAAACGAGCTGGATGTTCTGCAAGCTCGTTGGAGCTGAACCGCTGATGAGCTGCTGGTAGGTTATCGCCGTGTATGGGAAGTTGGGTTGTGGAGAGATCGCCATGTAGACCCTGAACTGCTGGCCCCTATCGGTGAACTGACACAAAGTACCCTGTCCATACCACGGGTCTCCGTGAGCCTGGAATTCTATCCGGCTGATGAGCCCTGGGACCCCACCTGCCTGCTGAATGAACCACCCAGAATAGAGTAACGCCACATACTGTTTGCGCGGGTAGACGTAGTAGTCACCATAGCAATACTGGCTGTAGGGTGTATAGGGAATGTAACTACTGCTATTCGGATTCCCGATGACGACCTGGAG from Candidatus Kapaibacterium sp. harbors:
- a CDS encoding right-handed parallel beta-helix repeat-containing protein, with protein sequence MARFPLLLASLAVLGVTVTSTQAQLQVVIGNPNSSSYIPYTPYSQYCYGDYYVYPRKQYVALLYSGWFIQQAGGVPGLISRIEFQAHGDPWYGQGTLCQFTDRGQQFRVYMAISPQPNFPYTAITYQQLISGSAPTSLQNIQLVFEGKAFTQTIPAGQWDGFTLNPGYVYTGGNLVVIIEFVNPCSQNCPTSYPDYLRGYGLWRSTYIYEATPSERNTRNTVLGLFYWYSYCYSGTEYDYTTSSAWPYDYYGCPNMRMTLLLGIEASFPNQGDILRATWNYDGSAPERPRPSLTFRQATGHQLRLTYRIIGPLPSTNPVYIATDGGNPNDTILDVTAGTTGLVTLPITSAKGPYAGPNGSLALASNNALGGTYRLQASYRNLTTGYVQEPIWEKEFVVAYNNDLAAEAITMPVPYRPPSYTQYPQGVNTPVEGIYKNVGLDEITAFRAIAEIRRASDNSVVYRDTVIWQQTPGLQTGQTATIRFKPFNTMEVGDYKLRLCGTLLNAQDQQAYNDCVPRAGAPEWIFRIQYDIELASVAVAYPTSGSVIYGGRPFRPIGVFQNNGLTDMSNVPVQLIITRLSDGQVVASQSAYVPDIPATFPNQVPYTFNAVTLPTGDYRATIIIYHPQDPVRLNDTAHAIFSVQGPLSGTYTIGTLFAGSPRNFNTIQDAINALYQRGVGGPVIFELTDAYYEVGDVNVSAPAIELRSAILGVNAQNTVTFRAYGQRALQRGSVTIRLKSGMGVGIMMEQSLQTGNPFAVVRDFPEPRYANFSGYIIFDGGSQKSLKFELEAPVTQPRRAVFYLGRGVHNVQVKNCLIGNAPTTSASYATSLPRVRYNAALGQFEWEPDVRIVGGQPVTYSAGVVIRNWRLSAFQGVDVLDTVLCSGNVVEGNEIEGFGYGVVSLGLGPLKEAGPAKVRRYYNVGNRIVGNLITNVRGAGIVVGYEEGTEIRGNRIDNVGRDATGGNEPASGIVAGG